A stretch of Caldanaerobius polysaccharolyticus DSM 13641 DNA encodes these proteins:
- a CDS encoding uroporphyrinogen decarboxylase family protein — MPDFKGQLRKDEFGNIWGRLEGLSKGEVIKGALEDDWELLKSYKLPEFYTDIAYYEKAKAVIEDNRDKYIVGGLPGFPFAIMRYLRRMENFFVDIMLNEEEVLKLNEMVVDMLAKMIDIYGEIGADGIGFAEDWGTQEALLINPKTWRKLFKPSFKYLIERAHSRDMHVLMHSCGYIYEIIPDLIEVGVDALQLDQPELMGVERLAEEFGGKVAFYSPVDIQKVMQTGDKELIQSEARKMIEQFGKFNGGFIAKDYPQWDAINVKEEWAQWAREVFMDYCN; from the coding sequence GTGCCGGACTTTAAAGGTCAATTGAGGAAGGATGAGTTTGGCAACATATGGGGCAGATTAGAAGGGCTGTCAAAAGGGGAAGTGATAAAAGGAGCACTGGAAGATGACTGGGAGCTTTTAAAAAGCTATAAGCTTCCGGAATTTTACACCGATATAGCGTACTACGAGAAGGCTAAAGCCGTGATAGAAGACAACAGGGATAAGTATATAGTTGGAGGGTTACCTGGCTTTCCCTTTGCCATCATGAGGTATTTGCGCCGCATGGAGAATTTCTTTGTAGACATAATGTTAAACGAAGAAGAGGTATTAAAGCTAAACGAAATGGTTGTGGATATGCTGGCGAAGATGATAGACATATACGGAGAGATAGGCGCAGATGGGATAGGGTTTGCCGAGGACTGGGGTACGCAGGAGGCATTGCTAATAAACCCCAAGACGTGGAGGAAGCTGTTTAAGCCGTCGTTTAAGTACCTGATAGAGAGGGCGCACAGCAGGGACATGCACGTATTGATGCATTCGTGTGGGTACATATACGAGATAATACCTGACCTGATAGAAGTAGGAGTAGACGCGTTGCAGCTGGACCAACCGGAGCTTATGGGAGTAGAGAGGTTAGCGGAAGAGTTTGGAGGCAAAGTAGCCTTTTACAGCCCTGTGGACATACAGAAAGTGATGCAGACAGGGGACAAAGAGCTGATACAGAGTGAGGCCAGGAAAATGATAGAGCAGTTTGGGAAATTTAACGGAGGGTTTATAGCCAAGGACTATCCCCAGTGGGATGCCATAAACGTCAAAGAGGAATGGGCACAGTGGGCCAGGGAAGTGTTTATGGATTATTGCAATTAG
- a CDS encoding uroporphyrinogen decarboxylase family protein — protein MYAESLACIREAKDFVTRKWHKFPVEDHKDWEDMQKRYDVDTPGRFPEDFFQRCKELNYRDYPLILSINGPFWQLREWCGFEKLCMLMIDDPDFVKEMANFWGDFVYKMLDRVLAYVTIDKVTIAEDMAYKGHSMISPKMIYEYLVPVYDKWISKFRDNGCQIISVDSDGYIAELIPIWIEVGINCTEPVEVAAGNDIVQYRKTYGRKMAFMGGIDKRAIAKGGKVMEEEVMRVVPPLLEEGGYVPGCDHGVPPDISWPDYIEYAKLLAKLTGWLK, from the coding sequence ATCTACGCTGAAAGCCTGGCATGTATTCGAGAGGCAAAGGATTTTGTAACTCGAAAATGGCATAAATTCCCGGTAGAAGATCACAAAGATTGGGAAGACATGCAAAAAAGATATGATGTAGATACACCTGGTCGCTTTCCAGAGGACTTTTTTCAGAGATGTAAAGAGTTAAACTATAGAGATTACCCTTTAATTTTAAGTATAAATGGACCATTTTGGCAGCTAAGAGAGTGGTGTGGTTTTGAAAAGTTATGCATGCTTATGATCGATGATCCGGATTTTGTGAAAGAAATGGCTAATTTCTGGGGAGATTTTGTTTATAAAATGCTCGATAGGGTACTTGCGTATGTTACGATAGATAAAGTCACAATTGCTGAGGACATGGCGTACAAAGGCCATAGCATGATATCGCCTAAGATGATATATGAGTATTTGGTACCTGTTTATGACAAATGGATATCAAAATTTAGAGATAACGGATGCCAGATTATATCAGTGGATAGCGACGGTTACATAGCGGAATTAATACCGATATGGATAGAAGTAGGTATAAACTGTACAGAGCCAGTGGAAGTAGCAGCAGGCAATGATATTGTGCAGTATAGAAAGACGTATGGGAGAAAAATGGCTTTTATGGGTGGTATTGATAAAAGGGCCATAGCAAAAGGAGGCAAGGTAATGGAAGAAGAAGTCATGCGAGTTGTACCTCCTTTGCTCGAAGAAGGTGGGTACGTACCTGGTTGTGACCATGGGGTTCCACCGGATATTTCATGGCCTGATTACATTGAATACGCAAAATTGCTGGCCAAATTAACAGGATGGCTTAAATAA
- a CDS encoding type 2 periplasmic-binding domain-containing protein: MKIKRALIIALCAIFTFSVLTACGSKQSSSRGKSSSSSRGSQSDKITEIKLPIVKEPLTLTFWRAMDPKMAATMKDFGEIKAYQEIEKRTGIHIKFLHPPMGQESDQFNLMMASNDLPDIIYHSWWTAPGGPGKYLNDGSIIKLNDLIDKYAPNFKKLLEENPDIKKQAELDDGTIFCFPFIRSVGALINANWGPQLRKDWLDKLGLQVPKTVDDWHNTLVAFRDKDPNGNGKKDEIPFTGKGSNGQGILDLGNFTPAWGILNGFYVDNGKINYGPMQPAYKDFLRTMAQWYKEKLIDQDIATNDNKAFDYKITNNLAGSYFGLLAGNMGRYLNLMKPKQPTFDLVGAPWPIGPAGKSYTTSTLNLKVMNVGAAISSKNKHLKETIQWLDYQYSPEGHMLLNFGIEGQSYNMVDGYPKYTDIIFKNPNGLSYDQALAQWAPAISSAPMDQDKRYYEQILQLPEQKEAGFTTWLKADPSLTVPLITPTEEESQRLASIMNQINTYQQEMMGKFIMGREPLSDSTWNKYVDTIKGMGIDEAIKIQNAALERYNKRP, translated from the coding sequence ATGAAGATTAAAAGAGCGCTAATTATAGCGTTGTGTGCAATTTTCACGTTTTCAGTGCTCACGGCGTGTGGCAGTAAGCAATCTTCAAGCAGAGGGAAGAGTTCTTCCAGCTCTAGGGGCAGTCAGAGCGACAAGATAACGGAGATAAAGCTTCCCATAGTTAAAGAGCCGCTTACGCTTACGTTCTGGAGAGCGATGGATCCTAAAATGGCGGCGACTATGAAAGATTTTGGTGAGATAAAAGCTTATCAAGAGATAGAAAAGCGCACAGGTATTCACATTAAGTTTTTACACCCACCAATGGGGCAGGAAAGCGATCAGTTTAACCTGATGATGGCGTCCAATGATTTACCTGATATTATTTATCACAGTTGGTGGACAGCTCCAGGTGGCCCAGGGAAATATCTTAACGATGGTTCAATTATAAAATTAAATGACTTGATTGACAAGTACGCTCCTAATTTTAAAAAACTGCTCGAAGAAAATCCTGATATAAAAAAACAGGCGGAATTAGATGATGGAACTATATTCTGTTTTCCCTTTATACGCAGTGTGGGTGCTTTGATAAATGCCAACTGGGGACCGCAATTGAGAAAAGACTGGTTGGATAAATTGGGTTTGCAGGTTCCCAAAACTGTAGACGATTGGCACAATACGCTGGTGGCGTTCAGGGATAAGGATCCTAACGGTAATGGCAAAAAGGACGAAATACCATTTACAGGCAAAGGCTCTAATGGTCAGGGTATATTAGATTTAGGCAACTTTACGCCGGCGTGGGGTATATTAAATGGCTTTTACGTGGACAATGGCAAGATAAATTACGGGCCCATGCAACCGGCATATAAAGATTTTTTAAGGACCATGGCTCAGTGGTATAAGGAAAAGCTAATAGATCAGGATATAGCTACCAATGACAATAAGGCCTTTGATTATAAGATTACAAATAATCTTGCAGGTTCGTATTTTGGCCTACTGGCTGGCAATATGGGGAGATATCTGAATTTAATGAAACCGAAGCAGCCCACTTTTGATCTGGTAGGTGCTCCCTGGCCCATTGGACCGGCAGGAAAATCATATACTACTTCGACCTTAAACCTTAAGGTTATGAATGTGGGGGCGGCTATTAGCTCAAAAAATAAACATCTAAAAGAGACTATACAGTGGCTTGATTATCAGTATAGTCCAGAAGGGCATATGCTCCTCAATTTTGGCATAGAGGGCCAGAGTTATAATATGGTAGACGGTTATCCCAAGTATACGGATATAATTTTTAAAAATCCTAATGGCTTGTCATACGATCAGGCATTAGCACAATGGGCTCCTGCTATTTCTAGTGCTCCTATGGATCAGGATAAGCGCTATTATGAACAGATTTTGCAGTTACCGGAGCAAAAAGAAGCAGGGTTTACCACGTGGTTAAAGGCTGATCCTTCCCTTACTGTACCACTTATAACGCCGACGGAAGAGGAAAGTCAGAGATTGGCCTCTATAATGAATCAGATCAATACGTACCAACAGGAGATGATGGGTAAATTTATAATGGGAAGAGAGCCGCTTAGTGACAGCACATGGAATAAATATGTAGATACAATAAAGGGCATGGGTATAGATGAGGCTATAAAGATCCAAAACGCAGCATTAGAAAGATATAACAAGAGGCCATAA
- a CDS encoding glycoside hydrolase family 2 protein — protein MSDIPRPEYPRPDFVRKDWLNLNGTWDFDFDDDNVGESQKWYLNHNFAEKIVVPFCFESELSGIGDTSRHDHIWYKRAFSVPAAWKSKRVFLHFGAVDYIAKVWINGIYVGSHKGGHTPFSFDITDALKWDGNEMLVVKADDISADKKQARGKQTWMDEPFGCWYTRTSGIWQTVWLEPVDERHIKGVHITPDIDRREIDIEIRVSEKAIGCSVKTDISFQGISISSSTLKCIGANLKFSMNVESKDFEWGIRLWSPESPNLYDIEFALIDNSGLVIDKVSSYFGMRKVSVKDGRVLLNNHPYYQKLILDQGYFPKSNLTAPDEEALINDIKMTKAFGYNGVRKHQKVEDPVYLYWCDRLGLLVWGEMASFYEFSAEAANTYIKEWQEIIERDYNHPCIIAWTPFNESWGVPDILVDKAQQDYTVAVVNMIRSLDSTRLVISNDGWEHTDTDLCTIHDYRADGDDFIKAYADKEKMLNGAPAGRFIFASGYSYKGQPVLITEYGGIAFESDKGWGYGKGVADEEEFLERFKKITHAIMSTDYICGFCYTQLTDVQQEVNGLLTYDRKPKIQPEKIKAINEGR, from the coding sequence ATGAGCGATATACCAAGGCCAGAATATCCTAGACCCGATTTTGTGAGAAAGGACTGGCTAAATTTAAACGGTACATGGGACTTTGATTTTGACGATGACAACGTAGGGGAGAGCCAGAAATGGTATTTAAATCACAATTTTGCGGAGAAAATCGTGGTTCCTTTCTGTTTTGAAAGCGAGTTGAGCGGTATAGGGGATACATCACGACACGATCACATATGGTACAAACGCGCTTTTAGCGTGCCTGCGGCGTGGAAATCAAAAAGGGTATTTCTTCATTTCGGGGCGGTGGACTATATTGCAAAAGTATGGATAAATGGGATTTATGTTGGCAGCCATAAAGGCGGTCATACACCTTTCAGCTTTGATATAACAGATGCCCTGAAATGGGATGGAAACGAGATGTTGGTGGTAAAAGCCGATGATATCTCGGCGGATAAAAAGCAGGCCAGGGGTAAACAGACATGGATGGACGAGCCTTTCGGGTGCTGGTATACCAGGACCTCCGGTATATGGCAGACAGTTTGGTTAGAGCCAGTTGACGAGAGGCATATAAAAGGTGTGCATATAACACCTGATATCGATCGTCGAGAAATCGATATAGAGATAAGAGTAAGCGAAAAGGCCATTGGATGCAGCGTGAAGACCGATATATCCTTCCAAGGTATATCGATATCCTCGAGCACATTAAAGTGCATAGGCGCCAACTTAAAATTCTCCATGAATGTAGAAAGCAAGGATTTTGAATGGGGAATTAGGCTATGGAGTCCTGAAAGTCCCAATCTATATGATATAGAGTTTGCCTTAATAGACAATAGCGGACTTGTAATCGATAAAGTGTCTAGCTATTTTGGTATGCGCAAGGTATCTGTAAAAGATGGCAGGGTGCTTCTGAATAATCATCCTTACTATCAGAAGCTTATTTTAGATCAAGGTTATTTCCCTAAATCAAATCTTACAGCCCCTGATGAGGAGGCTTTAATCAACGATATAAAGATGACAAAAGCCTTTGGATATAATGGCGTAAGAAAGCACCAGAAAGTAGAAGATCCTGTATATCTATATTGGTGTGACAGGCTGGGACTTTTGGTTTGGGGCGAGATGGCATCGTTTTACGAGTTTAGCGCTGAAGCCGCTAACACTTATATCAAGGAATGGCAGGAAATAATTGAAAGGGATTATAACCATCCTTGCATCATAGCGTGGACGCCTTTTAACGAATCCTGGGGTGTGCCCGATATATTAGTAGATAAAGCACAGCAGGATTATACAGTAGCAGTGGTAAATATGATACGCTCCCTGGATTCCACGAGGCTGGTTATATCCAACGATGGATGGGAACATACAGATACAGACCTTTGCACCATACACGACTACAGGGCAGATGGCGATGATTTTATCAAAGCATATGCCGATAAAGAAAAAATGTTGAATGGAGCGCCGGCAGGCAGGTTCATTTTTGCCAGCGGTTACAGTTATAAAGGTCAGCCTGTATTGATTACAGAATACGGTGGAATAGCGTTTGAGTCTGATAAAGGTTGGGGGTATGGCAAAGGAGTGGCTGATGAAGAAGAGTTTTTGGAGCGATTCAAAAAGATTACCCATGCTATAATGTCAACAGATTATATTTGCGGTTTTTGTTATACACAACTTACTGATGTACAGCAAGAAGTTAACGGCCTGTTGACGTACGACAGAAAACCCAAGATTCAGCCTGAAAAGATTAAGGCAATTAATGAAGGGAGATAA
- a CDS encoding carbohydrate ABC transporter permease, translating to MVEYVGTKKLTIGRIALYFVVYILAILWMIPLIWMIITSLKPQGSPVTDVAEWFKLPYTFENYVYVFENAPILRWTFNSAFVAIVVTAFSLLFASLAAFALSKINFRYKDVAFWLILSGMMVPGEAVIIPLYMEINSMNLLNSYWALILPSLAGPLGVLVLKEFFDGIPNELMEAATIDGCSMFGIWWRIFLPLSKASLSSLAIFTFLGSWNNFLWPFLSITSDKIMTLPVGLPNFMSSYSQDYVRPMAANAFASLPVIIVFLFFQKNIIKGITLSGLKG from the coding sequence ATGGTAGAATATGTTGGTACTAAAAAGTTGACTATAGGTAGAATTGCTTTATACTTTGTAGTTTATATATTAGCTATATTATGGATGATCCCTCTTATTTGGATGATAATTACATCTTTAAAGCCGCAAGGAAGCCCTGTAACTGATGTAGCTGAATGGTTTAAATTGCCTTACACATTTGAAAATTATGTTTATGTATTTGAAAACGCACCTATCCTTAGATGGACATTTAATAGCGCATTTGTGGCTATTGTTGTTACTGCTTTTAGTTTGCTTTTTGCGTCATTAGCTGCATTTGCTTTATCTAAGATTAATTTTAGATATAAAGATGTTGCCTTTTGGCTGATTCTAAGTGGTATGATGGTACCAGGCGAAGCTGTGATTATACCTTTATATATGGAAATTAATAGTATGAATCTGCTAAATAGCTATTGGGCATTAATTTTGCCATCGCTTGCCGGGCCCTTAGGTGTTTTAGTATTAAAGGAGTTTTTTGATGGAATACCAAACGAATTAATGGAGGCTGCTACAATAGATGGTTGCAGTATGTTTGGGATATGGTGGAGGATTTTCTTGCCGCTGTCAAAGGCGTCATTATCATCTTTGGCGATATTCACGTTTTTAGGCTCGTGGAATAATTTCCTATGGCCGTTTTTATCAATTACTTCAGATAAAATAATGACATTGCCTGTAGGTTTACCTAATTTTATGAGTTCATACTCCCAGGATTATGTAAGGCCCATGGCGGCGAATGCTTTTGCTTCTTTACCTGTTATTATAGTATTTCTATTTTTCCAAAAAAACATTATAAAAGGCATAACTTTGTCAGGTTTGAAAGGATAA
- a CDS encoding carbohydrate ABC transporter permease: MNIAIARNTSTRYGKTKRIYNDLLAAGFLAPYFVFFIVFTLAPIFYGLWVSFNKWSLTGRESYVGFDNYLTTIKDVDFWLSLWHTTFFTIISTPVLVILPLLLALILDQNLKGKTALRAIFFIPNILSVAVISSAWVFMLQPYTGFLNYQLHQLGIKSEPFWLNDPKLAWFSIVLITTWWTIGFNMILFLAGLQDIPQEHYEAAAIDGASPWQMIRYITLPALRGLILLITILQIIASFKVFGQIWLVTRGGPGNATRPIIQYIYETGFTSNELGLASAMSFLFFIVLVVLSFLQVKYFGKNSND; the protein is encoded by the coding sequence ATGAATATTGCTATAGCTCGTAATACAAGTACGAGATATGGAAAAACAAAGAGAATTTACAATGATTTGTTAGCTGCAGGATTTTTGGCTCCTTATTTTGTATTTTTTATCGTATTTACATTAGCTCCTATTTTTTATGGTTTATGGGTAAGCTTTAACAAATGGAGTTTAACGGGGAGAGAGAGTTATGTTGGATTTGATAATTATCTAACAACTATTAAGGATGTGGATTTTTGGTTGTCATTATGGCATACAACTTTTTTTACTATTATTTCAACACCTGTATTAGTGATTTTACCTTTGTTATTAGCTTTGATCTTGGACCAAAATCTTAAGGGAAAAACTGCTTTGCGGGCGATTTTCTTTATACCCAATATTCTTTCTGTAGCGGTTATTAGTAGTGCATGGGTATTTATGCTACAACCATATACAGGATTTTTAAATTATCAATTGCACCAATTAGGCATTAAGTCTGAACCATTTTGGTTAAATGATCCTAAACTTGCCTGGTTTTCTATTGTACTTATTACTACGTGGTGGACGATAGGCTTTAATATGATTTTGTTTTTAGCGGGGTTACAGGATATACCGCAGGAACATTATGAAGCTGCTGCCATAGATGGTGCAAGTCCATGGCAGATGATAAGATATATAACGTTACCTGCTTTGAGAGGTTTAATACTTTTGATAACAATTTTACAAATTATTGCTTCATTCAAAGTCTTTGGGCAAATATGGTTGGTAACTCGTGGTGGTCCGGGTAATGCAACAAGGCCTATTATACAATATATATATGAAACAGGCTTTACCAGTAATGAACTGGGTTTAGCAAGTGCTATGTCGTTTTTGTTCTTTATTGTGTTAGTGGTGCTTTCATTTTTGCAGGTCAAATATTTCGGTAAAAACAGTAACGATTAA
- a CDS encoding ABC transporter substrate-binding protein — MKKFKNLSLVLVFVVTFMFTLSGCSNKSSVTASKSQSKTSSASSSSSKIQVVYWNLFTGGDGDTMNEIVKEFNKEHPDIEVIARIQEWGTYYTKLQAAIAGGNAPDIAISHSSRLPELVDKKIVYSLDEYAKLLNIDWSAFNQNILDSTIFNGQHYAIPLDAHPHILYYNKKLLKDVGLLGQDGKPIIEPGPDGFIKFLTQIKQKAPKGVITMALPSSGEDAYRTWWALYNQLGGPGLLDQTGKKVIINNEQGRKAAEYILNFFKSGLVPINLQNTYQLFQGGKAVLLPTGVWATAQFETTKNLDFGAMSFPQIFDKPATWADSHTFIIPVQKKGKDDKKIKAALTFANWVVQHGWMWSKAGHIPSVTSVTDSEEFKKLPYRSDYAKAASEAVFLPQSTKTWPIKDALVQDLDLIWAKKIPVDKGLEKAVQDMEKILNR; from the coding sequence GTGAAAAAATTTAAAAATTTATCATTAGTATTAGTTTTTGTGGTCACTTTTATGTTTACATTAAGTGGTTGTTCCAATAAATCTTCGGTAACAGCAAGTAAGTCACAATCAAAGACGAGTTCGGCGAGTTCGTCATCGAGCAAAATACAAGTAGTATATTGGAATTTATTTACTGGTGGCGATGGCGATACAATGAATGAAATTGTAAAAGAATTTAATAAAGAGCATCCTGATATAGAAGTTATAGCGCGCATTCAGGAATGGGGAACTTATTATACGAAACTTCAAGCTGCGATAGCAGGTGGAAATGCTCCTGATATAGCTATTTCGCATTCATCTAGATTGCCGGAATTAGTAGATAAAAAAATCGTTTATTCACTTGATGAATATGCGAAACTTCTTAACATTGATTGGTCTGCTTTTAATCAAAATATACTGGATTCCACTATATTTAATGGCCAACATTATGCAATTCCATTAGATGCTCATCCGCATATCTTGTATTATAATAAAAAATTATTAAAAGATGTGGGGTTATTAGGTCAAGATGGTAAGCCAATAATAGAGCCGGGTCCCGATGGTTTTATTAAATTTTTAACGCAAATTAAACAAAAGGCTCCCAAAGGTGTTATTACGATGGCACTTCCTTCGTCAGGAGAAGATGCTTATCGTACTTGGTGGGCTTTATATAACCAACTAGGAGGTCCTGGGCTTTTAGATCAAACCGGTAAAAAGGTTATAATTAACAATGAACAAGGGAGAAAGGCTGCGGAATATATTTTAAACTTTTTTAAGAGTGGTTTAGTGCCAATTAATCTTCAGAATACTTATCAACTTTTCCAAGGTGGTAAAGCAGTTCTTTTACCGACAGGTGTTTGGGCTACAGCACAGTTTGAAACAACAAAAAATTTAGATTTTGGAGCTATGTCATTTCCACAAATATTTGATAAGCCTGCTACTTGGGCCGATTCACATACTTTTATAATACCGGTACAGAAAAAAGGTAAAGATGATAAAAAAATTAAAGCTGCATTAACGTTTGCTAATTGGGTAGTACAGCATGGATGGATGTGGTCAAAAGCAGGGCATATTCCGAGCGTTACTTCTGTAACAGACTCAGAAGAATTCAAAAAATTACCTTATAGATCAGATTATGCAAAAGCGGCTAGCGAAGCAGTATTTTTACCTCAATCGACTAAGACATGGCCTATTAAAGATGCATTAGTACAAGATTTGGATTTAATTTGGGCAAAAAAGATCCCTGTTGATAAAGGCTTGGAAAAAGCGGTACAAGACATGGAAAAAATACTTAATAGATAA
- the hydG gene encoding [FeFe] hydrogenase H-cluster radical SAM maturase HydG — protein sequence MIKVEEWERADFIDEDLIYRLLEEGKKRQFDVDRIIEKSLEAKGLTPLEVATLLQVEDEGELEKVYKAARIIKEKIYGKRIVLFAPLYISNYCINNCAYCAYHRTNDKIKRRKLTMEEIAEEVRILETLGHKRIALELGEDPVNNPIEYVVDAIKTIYATQKDRGNIRRVNVNIAATTIDEFKKLKEAGIGTYVLFQETYHRETYKKVHPMGPKSDYDWHTTAMDRAMKAGIDDVGLGVLFGLYDYKFEVMGLIFHSKHLDETFGVGPHTISVPRLRPAEGVSFKNYPYMVSDRDFKKLVAIIRLAVPYTGMILSTREAPGFRDEVISVGISQISAGSCTGVGGYAEEYEKKGEMEKTAQFEVGDNRSPEEIIRMLCESGYVPSYCTACYRSGRTGERFMALAKTGNIQNCCQPNALLTFKEYLEDYASDETKRVGEKVIQEGLKEIKSDRVRQITVERLKKIEQGQRDLYF from the coding sequence ATGATAAAGGTGGAAGAATGGGAAAGGGCGGATTTTATAGATGAAGACCTGATATACAGGCTTCTGGAGGAGGGCAAGAAGCGCCAGTTTGATGTGGACAGGATAATCGAAAAGTCCCTTGAAGCTAAAGGGCTGACGCCCCTTGAGGTAGCGACCCTGTTGCAGGTGGAAGACGAGGGCGAACTGGAGAAGGTGTATAAGGCGGCCCGTATTATAAAAGAGAAGATATACGGAAAGCGCATAGTGTTGTTTGCACCGCTTTATATAAGCAATTACTGTATTAATAACTGCGCGTATTGCGCCTATCATAGGACTAATGACAAGATCAAGAGGAGAAAGCTCACCATGGAAGAGATAGCTGAAGAGGTGAGGATTTTAGAAACCCTTGGACATAAAAGGATTGCCCTTGAACTGGGAGAAGACCCTGTTAATAACCCTATAGAATACGTGGTTGATGCTATAAAGACCATATACGCTACGCAGAAAGACAGGGGGAATATAAGGAGAGTAAATGTAAATATAGCGGCGACTACCATCGATGAATTCAAAAAGCTTAAAGAAGCCGGCATAGGCACATATGTGCTGTTCCAGGAGACATATCACAGAGAAACGTACAAAAAGGTACATCCCATGGGGCCTAAATCCGATTATGATTGGCATACCACAGCTATGGATAGGGCTATGAAGGCGGGGATAGACGATGTGGGATTGGGCGTTTTATTTGGGCTATATGACTACAAGTTTGAGGTAATGGGCTTGATATTTCACTCCAAGCATCTGGATGAAACCTTTGGGGTAGGGCCCCATACCATATCGGTTCCCAGGTTGAGGCCTGCGGAAGGCGTGTCCTTTAAAAATTATCCGTATATGGTTTCTGACCGTGATTTTAAAAAGCTGGTAGCTATTATCCGTTTGGCGGTGCCTTACACGGGGATGATACTGTCTACAAGGGAAGCTCCTGGCTTTAGAGATGAAGTGATTTCTGTGGGTATATCCCAAATAAGCGCTGGCTCTTGTACCGGCGTAGGAGGGTATGCGGAGGAATACGAAAAGAAAGGGGAAATGGAGAAAACAGCTCAGTTTGAGGTAGGCGATAACAGGAGCCCTGAGGAAATCATAAGGATGCTATGTGAGTCTGGTTATGTGCCTAGTTACTGTACCGCTTGCTATAGAAGCGGCAGGACTGGTGAGAGGTTTATGGCATTGGCCAAAACGGGCAATATACAGAATTGTTGTCAGCCCAATGCCCTCCTTACATTTAAAGAATACCTAGAGGATTACGCGTCAGATGAGACAAAGAGGGTTGGCGAAAAGGTCATCCAGGAAGGGCTTAAAGAGATAAAGAGCGATAGGGTGAGGCAGATAACGGTGGAGCGTTTAAAAAAGATAGAGCAAGGACAAAGAGACCTGTACTTTTAA
- the hydE gene encoding [FeFe] hydrogenase H-cluster radical SAM maturase HydE, with product MDYFELVDKAYKEHNLAKGEVMRLLEPKGVEEEAYLFKKADQLRHECVGDCVHLRGLIEFSSHCRRNCKYCGLRRDNVSLERYRLSPEDIVKIAHNAALLGYKTIVLQSGEDEFYTADVMAYIIKEIKKIADVAITLCIGERSYEEYKIMKEAGADRYLLKFETANPGHYREMHPDMSYKDRIDCLMALKDLGYEVGSGDIVGLPGQTVEHLAEDIMLLKELDVEMAGIGPFIPHHSTPFRDEARGTLEMTLRMVAITRLMLPYANIPATTAVGTIHPQGRQKALMAGANVVMPNVMPPEYRPRYEIYPSKICIGEKPSHCRLCIEGIIRSLGREVGQDYGSYRGR from the coding sequence ATGGATTACTTTGAGCTGGTAGACAAGGCCTATAAGGAACATAATCTTGCGAAAGGCGAAGTGATGAGGCTGTTGGAGCCCAAAGGGGTGGAAGAGGAGGCGTACCTTTTTAAAAAGGCGGATCAATTGAGGCATGAGTGCGTGGGCGACTGTGTGCATTTGAGAGGGTTGATAGAGTTTTCCAGTCACTGCAGGAGAAATTGCAAGTATTGCGGCTTGAGGCGCGATAATGTGTCCCTAGAGCGATACAGGCTGTCTCCTGAGGACATTGTGAAGATCGCGCACAATGCGGCATTGCTGGGATATAAAACCATTGTGCTGCAATCGGGCGAGGACGAATTTTATACAGCGGATGTTATGGCGTATATTATAAAGGAAATAAAGAAAATAGCCGATGTAGCTATAACCCTGTGCATTGGAGAAAGAAGCTATGAAGAGTACAAGATCATGAAGGAAGCGGGTGCTGATAGGTATCTTTTAAAGTTCGAGACCGCTAATCCTGGTCATTACAGGGAAATGCACCCTGATATGAGTTATAAAGACAGAATCGACTGCCTTATGGCACTAAAGGATTTGGGTTACGAGGTGGGATCAGGGGATATAGTAGGTTTGCCTGGTCAGACGGTAGAACATTTGGCTGAGGACATTATGCTTTTAAAGGAATTGGATGTGGAAATGGCTGGTATAGGTCCTTTTATACCCCATCATAGCACCCCCTTTAGAGATGAAGCCAGAGGAACGCTGGAGATGACGTTGAGGATGGTGGCTATTACAAGGCTTATGCTGCCTTATGCCAATATCCCTGCCACCACAGCGGTGGGCACCATTCACCCTCAGGGTAGGCAGAAAGCGCTGATGGCAGGGGCTAATGTGGTGATGCCCAATGTGATGCCTCCTGAGTACAGGCCCAGATACGAAATATATCCATCCAAGATATGCATAGGAGAGAAGCCTTCCCACTGCCGCCTGTGTATTGAGGGGATTATAAGGTCATTGGGAAGGGAAGTCGGCCAGGATTACGGAAGCTATAGGGGCAGGTGA